The Raphanus sativus cultivar WK10039 chromosome 2, ASM80110v3, whole genome shotgun sequence genome includes a region encoding these proteins:
- the LOC108840040 gene encoding GDSL esterase/lipase At1g74460-like, with the protein MKYLFVLIVLGLNAIDGYDCKIVQFIFGDSLSDVGNNRNLPRSLAQANLPFYGIDFGNGLPNGRFTNGRTVSDIISDKIGLPRPVAFLDPSMNEDVILANGVNYASGGGGILNETGGYFIQKFSLWKQIELFQGTRDVIVAKIGKKEADKFFQQAGYVVSLGSNDFINNYLMPLYSDSWKYTDQTFVDYIMETLESQLRVLHSLGARKLMVFGLGPMGCIPLQRALSLDGKCQNKASSLAVRFNKAATTMLKDLETKIPNASYKFVEAYDLINDVITNPQKYGFDNSDSPCCSFYRIRPALTCIPASTLCKDRSKYVFWDEYHPTDKANELVANILIKRFDFMRDDDGTSDAPSPSPYLAPSPSPDLAPSPDDN; encoded by the exons ATGAAGTACTTATTCGTTCTCATCGTTCTTGGACTCAATGCGATCGACGGCTACGATTGCAAGATCGTCCAGTTTATATTTGGAGATTCCTTGTCTGATGTAGGTAACAATAGGAACCTACCAAGGAGTTTAGCGCAAGCTAATCTGCCCTTTTACGGTATTGACTTTGGCAATGGTTTGCCTAATGGAAGGTTCACTAATGGCCGAACTGTTTCAGACATTATAA GTGATAAAATTGGGTTACCAAGACCAGTAGCCTTTCTGGACCCATCAATGAATGAAGATGTGATACTTGCAAATGGAGTGAACTATGCTTCAGGAGGTGGTGGAATCTTGAATGAAACTGGTGGTTATTTC ATCCAAAAATTTTCTCTATGGAAGCAAATAGAACTGTTCCAAGGGACACGAGATGTAATTGTggcaaagatagggaaaaaagAAGCTGATAAATTCTTCCAACAAGCTGGATACGTCGTCTCTTTAGGAAGCAATGACTTCATTAACAACTACTTGATGCCTCTCTATAGCGATTCTTGGAAGTACACTGATCAAACATTCGTCGACTACATAATGGAAACGCTCGAATCTCAACTCAGA GTGTTGCATAGTTTGGGAGCGAGGAAGCTAATGGTGTTTGGATTAGGACCAATGGGTTGCATCCCACTCCAAAGAGCTTTAAGTCTTGATGGTAAATGTCAAAACAAAGCGAGTAGTCTTGCTGTGAGATTCAATAAAGCTGCCACCACAATGCTTAAAGATCTCGAAACCAAGATCCCAAATGCAAGCTACAAGTTTGTTGAAGCCTATGACCTCATCAACGACGTCATCACTAACCCACAAAAATACG GATTCGACAACTCGGATTCGCCCTGTTGCTCGTTCTACAGAATCAGGCCGGCGCTCACGTGTATTCCGGCGTCGACATTGTGCAAAGACAGAAGTAAGTATGTGTTTTGGGACGAGTACCACCCCACCGATAAGGCCAACGAGCTCGTTGCTAATATTCTCATCAAGAGGTTTGACTTCATGCGTGACGATGACGGTACCTCCGATGCTCCTTCTCCGTCGCCGTATCTTGCTCCTTCTCCGTCGCCGGATCTTGCTCCTTCTCCCGACGATAACTAG
- the LOC108841247 gene encoding transcription factor PRE3-like: MSGRRSRPRQSSGTTRISEDQINDLVIKLQQLLPELGDSHRSDKVSAARVLQDTCNYIRNLHREVDDISERLSELLANSDTAQAALIRSLLTQ; the protein is encoded by the exons atgTCGGGAAGAAGATCACGTCCGAGGCAATCATCAGGAACTACAAGGATCTCAGAGGATCAGATCAACGATCTCGTTATCAAGTTGCAGCAGCTTCTTCCTGAGCTCGGGGACAGTCATCGTTCCGATAAG GTTTCAGCAGCGAGAGTGCTACAAGATACATGCAACTACATAAGGAATCTGCATAGAGAGGTTGATGATATCAGTGAGAGGCTATCTGAGTTACTTGCAAACTCAGACACTGCTCAAGCCGCTCTAATCAGAAGCTTACTTACCCAATAA
- the LOC108831285 gene encoding protein RKD2-like has translation MSYHKLNEEKPFSFLPYSPSFDDIHSSLTYPSLEWEEEHLFMNNSVYEASPLPTPSLPLPDLEPLSLDVLDSYSSWNLTEQNRGEGDLEMNTEHEAVQEKTNQRKLNRDITTSTTVSTPKALSMETISRYFYMPITQAATELDVGLTLLKRRCRELGFARWPHRKLMSLLALISKAKLQKMEGGEKAGKLKNALLEMLENRKRMIEENPDLEFDDKTKRLRQACFKATHKMKKKASLKSDHFSEF, from the exons atgTCTTATCATAAACTTAATGAAGAGAAGCCATTCTCATTTCTACCTTATTCACCATCCTTTGATGATATTCACAG CTCGTTAACTTATCCTTCGTTGGAGTGGGAAGAAGAGCATCTTTTTATGAACAACTCTGTTTATGAAGCTTCTCCTTTGCCTACACCTTCTCTGCCTTTACCTGACCTTGAACCCTTGTCTCTAG ATGTACTCGATTCATACAGCTCTTGGAACTTAACAGAGCAGAACAGAGGAGAAGGTGACTTGGAGATGAATACTGAACATGAAGCAGTGCAAGAGAAGACTAATCAGAGGAAACTCAACAGAGACATTACTACCAGCACAACCGTTTCAACACCAAAGGCATTATCCATGGAAACTATCTCACGGTACTTCTACATGCCAATAACTCAGGCAGCTACGGAACTTGACGTTGGTTTAACTCTTCTGAAAAGAAGATGTCGTGAGCTTGGCTTTGCTCGGTGGCCTCATCGCAAACTCATGAGCCTACTAGCTCTGATTAGTAAGGCAAAG CTGCAGAAAATGGAAGGAGGAGAGAAGGCAGGAAAGCTCAAGAACGCACTGCTGGAGATGCTAGAGAATCGGAAGAGGATGATTGAAGAGAATCCGGATTTGGAGTTTGATGACAAGACAAAGAGGCTGAGACAAGCTTGTTTCAAGGCTACAcacaagatgaagaagaaggcaAGTCTCAAGTCTGATCACTTTAGTGAGTTTTAG
- the LOC108816096 gene encoding geranylgeranyl diphosphate reductase, chloroplastic, with the protein MATFTLKSFTGLRQSSPDQTSFISHVPSSLSLPQRRTPLRVSAARSSPNLANRKLRVAVIGGGPAGGAAAETLAQGGIETILIERKMDNCKPCGGAIPLCMVGEFNLPLDIIDRRVTKMKMISPSNIAVDIGRTLKEHEYIGMVRREVLDQYLRERAEKSGATVINGLFLKMDLPENWDTPYVLHYTEYDGKTGATGQKKTMEVDAVIGADGANSRVAKSIGAGDYDYAIAFQERIRIPDDKMTYYEDLAEMYVGDDVSPDFYGWVFPKCDHVAVGTGTVTHKGDIKKFQLATRNRAKDKILGGKIIRVEAHPIPEHPRPRRLSKRVALVGDAAGYVTKCSGEGIYFAAKSGRMCAEAIVEGSQNGKKMIDESDLRKYLEKWDKTYLPTYRVLDVLQKVFYRSNPAREAFVEMCSDEYVQKMTFDSYLYKKVAPGNPLEDLKLAVNTIGSVFRANALRREIEKLNV; encoded by the exons ATGGCGACCTTCACACTCAAATCCTTCACCGGACTCCGACAATCCTCACCAGATCAGACCAGCTTCATCTCCCATGTCCCGTCGTCACTCTCTCTCCCCCAGCGCCGGACCCCTCTCCGAGTCTCCGCCGCAAGATCCTCCCCCAATCTCGCCAACCGCAAACTCCGCGTCGCCGTCATCGGCGGAGGTCCGGCGGGAGGAGCCGCCGCCGAGACTCTCGCTCAGGGAGGCATCGAGACGATCCTCATCGAGCGCAAGATGGACAACTGCAAGCCCTGCGGCGGCGCCATCCCTCTCTGCATGGTCGGGGAATTCAACTTGCCGCTCGACATCATCGACCGGAGAGTCACCAAGATGAAGATGATCTCTCCTTCCAACATCGCCGTCGACATCGGCCGTACGCTCAAGGAGCACGAGTACATAGGTATGGTGAGGAGAGAGGTTCTTGACCAGTACCTTAGGGAGAGAGCGGAGAAGAGTGGAGCTACTGTGATCAACGGTCTCTTCTTGAAGATGGATCTGCCGGAGAACTGGGACACGCCGTACGTGTTGCATTACACGGAGTACGACGGGAAAACGGGAGctacggggcagaagaaaacgatgGAGGTTGACGCCGTTATCGGAGCTGACGGGGCTAATTCGAGAGTTGCGAAGTCCATCGGCGCCGGAGATTACGACTATGCCATCGCGTTTCAG GAGAGAATTAGAATCCCAGATGATAAGATGACATACTACGAGGATCTAGCTGAGATGTACGTCGGAGATGACGTGTCACCCGATTTCTACGGATGGGTTTTCCCGAAATGCGACCACGTAGCTGTCGGAACAGGCACTGTGACTCACAAAGGTGACATCAAGAAGTTCCAGCTCGCCACAAGAAACAGAGCCAAGGACAAGATTCTAGGTGGCAAAATCATCCGCGTCGAGGCTCACCCTATTCCGGAACACCCGCGGCCACGCAGGCTATCCAAGCGTGTGGCTCTTGTGGGTGATGCTGCAGGGTACGTGACTAAATGCTCCGGTGAAGGGATCTATTTCGCTGCGAAGAGTGGAAGAATGTGTGCTGAAGCCATCGTTGAAGGCTCACAGAAtg GTAAGAAGATGATTGATGAGAGTGACTTGAGGAAGTACTTGGAGAAATGGGACAAGACATACTTGCCTACGTACAGGGTTCTTGATGTGTTGCAGAAAGTGTTTTACAGATCTAATCCGGCTAGAGAAGCGTTTGTGGAGATGTGTAGCGATGAGTATGTTCAGAAAATGACATTCGATAGCTATCTGTACAAGAAGGTTGCTCCGGGTAATCCTTTGGAGGATTTGAAGTTGGCTGTGAACACCATTGGGAGTGTGTTTAGAGCTAATGCTTTGAGGAGAGAGATTGAGAAGCTAAATGTTTAA
- the LOC130494730 gene encoding uncharacterized protein LOC130494730: MENNGGEKIRWLRRTVNETEQTMFICQRQSEKQSRAESGVEQSIRRLQPFVVFFSLCRRSLRRLHLCLRRSSTSSLFRRRDLNSAVRLGYSLNYAVRHLHLCVDLNSTVSLGDISAINSKLIESEAQTYAQKNSLFFMETSAKTAANVKEIFSEIARRLPRVQPTENPTRMVLPDRAMDRTVSSSCCA, translated from the exons ATGGAAAACAACGGCGGCGAGAAGATACGGTGGCTGAGGAGAACAGTAAACGAAACGGAACAAACGATGTTTATCTGTCAGCGGCAGAGCGAAAAACAGAGCAGAGCAGAGAGCGGTGTCG aacaaagCATTCGTCGTCTCCAACCTTTTGTGGTCTTCTTCTCCTTATGCAGACGAAGCCTTCGTCGTCTCCATCTCTGTCTCCGCCGTTCGTCGACTTCATCTCTGTTTCGTCGTCGAGACCTGAACTCCGCCGTTCGCCTGGGTTACAGCCTCAACTACGCCGTTCGTCATCTCCATCTCTGTGTCGACCTGAACTCCACCGTTAGCTTGGGTGACATCTCTGCCATCAATTCTAAGTTAATTGAATCT GAGGCGCAAACATATGCTCAGAAGAACAGTCTTTTCTTCATGGAAACTTCAGCAAAAACCGCAGCTAATGTCAAGGAGATATTCTCTGAAATAG CAAGAAGGTTACCGAGAGTGCAACCAACAGAAAACCCAACAAGAATGGTTCTACCAGATAGGGCCATGGATAGGACAGTGAGTTCATCTTGTTGTGCTTAG